CCGTGCACACGAACAGACCGTGTCTGCAGGCGCCAAGTACCGGTGAACTCCAGTTCACGCAGGTGGCTTTCCACAGCCTCAGCAAGGCCATCGGGGATTTCGGTGCTATGCTTGCCGGCGCCTGGTTTGCTGAAGTCAACGATAAGTGGCTCCGAGCTGTCCAAGGCAATTCCCCACCGAGCGGGGGAGCGATCCTTACGTTTCGCAGCCGGAGCCAGGGGCGGGGAGGAAAGTGCAATTGCCATGTTAAAGAACCTCACAAGTCGATATGACTAGCTTAATGCATTTACCAGTCTCTGGTTGGGGTGTCAATGACAGGCATGGAACGGAGTAGGCTCGAGTCTTGAGAAAAAGACCTCTTTTGAAGGTCTTTTTTGCATAAAGAAAAAGCCTCACCCCGTTGGGTGAGACTTCGTAGACTCCTGAGTCGGCTCGCTAGGGTATATCTCCCTGTTGCGTTTGTGGCAGCCGTGGAGGATATAACCCCCAATGATGCAGTAGAAAGGTGATGTAGGCGAGAGGGCTTCCAGTCCGAGGGCTGCGATCCCGATGCACGCGGCGCCCAATGCGCAGAACAATGTGCCAATGATGGTGAAGTAAAAAATCTCTGCCGGTGGTAAGTTCTTCAATGTGCGGAGATAGTAGCATGAAAACGTTAATATGTCAATGAAGTAAAGACATAAAAAAGGGACTCCCTACGAGTAGGGAGTCCAGTTGACGAAAGCGGACATCAGACTGAGCAGTGCAAGACCGAGGAGTACATAGCCCAGGAGCCGGAGCTCGATGGGTGGGGTGATTGCTCCCCGGCAGGCGCTGGCATAAAAGGGCTTTGCCCTCAGCCGCTGCTCATGGCGAACGAGGAGGCAGCCTGCAAGGGCGAGTGCGATCGCGATTAACATCATATTGTTAGGCGGAATCAGAGCACAGAATGCCCGGTTTGTCAATCAGTACATGGCATAGAAAAAGGCCCGCTAGCAGGAGCGGGCCTTCGATGGTTAGTCCATGACATCGTATTCCTCATTGGGATTCGGAGGTTTGTATGACCAGAGGAGTGCTCCGAACATCGTACAGAGGAAAGCGACGCAGAACGAGGTAAACAGGACATTGCTGGGATCAGCCTGGAGCGAGCCCTGTGGACCCTTGAGGGGGGTTAGGAAGGCGAGGGCCTGCCAGATAAACGTGCCGCAAGCGGCTGCTGCTAGGGCGAGGGAGATTGCCGAGATAACCTTAAGCATAGTGGTCACAAATCCGGTGTGAGGATAGTACAATCTTGCCGACTTGTCAATCAGGTAGAGATTAAAAAAAGACATCCACGGGGATGTCTTTTGAACATAAGTTCCAGAGCTATCAGGTCACTTTCCAAACGCATCATGATGTAAGATGGAGAGCCTTTGCCTCCTCCAGCGCGCTATCAAAGGCAAATTGCTCTTTCCGAGCAGCCTCTAGCGCAGCAGGAAATGAAGACGCAACCTGATCTGGGCCACTGTCATACAGGTTGGCTGCCATGTTCATTTTTATCCATAAGTCTTCAGCCACCTGCCAGGGGTCGACGCGACGCTGGGCCACTAAGCATTCTGGGTTGGCCTCTACAGAGCCGTCTATCGCTGTAATTAGATTTAATAGCGCAGGAGTAGAGCCGGTTTCCCGGAGTGCTTCCCAGGTTAAATCACGCCGCTTCTCACGAACTGGCTGGATTAGGCGACGGGCCAGGAACATTGAGCAGATCACGGCCAGGATCACAAGAAAGAGAGCTGGGGCAGTTGAGTGAAACCAATACGCAGCTACAGAGCCAATGATCAAGGTGAGAAGGATTTGCGCAACCCCTAACCTAAGGAGCTTGGCTTGGTTTCTTTCTAGCCAAAGTGCGCGAAGCATCTCATCTTCCGTAGGGGGACTTGGGAAGTCACGGATATACAACAGGTAGTTGGGGATACCGTGATCGCCGGGGTTTCTATTCCAAGTCTGCTCGGTAAGGGTTGTGAAGGTAAATTTTTTCATTTCTTTGGGCGAACTCTAGCACCTTTACGCAGTTCTGTCAATCTGGTATAGTCCCTATGTACCTAATTTATTCGTGCAGTACCCTTACTCCGGGGAAGTTCGCACGACTCTATAACCCAGGAGCTTTTTTCTATGTCCCGAGGAACACGCCACATTAACCGGCACGAGCTTGAGCCGGATGCAAAATACGGTTCTGTAACCGTAACCAAGCTTATCAACTACGTAATGCAGAACGGTAAGAAGACTGTAGCTACCAAGATCGTCTACACGGCGCTTGAAGAAGCTGCAGCCAAGCTTGAAACCGACGCACTTACGGTTCTTGAGACTGCTCTCAAGAATGTTACCCCCGTAGTAGAAGTCCGCGGCCGCCGTGTCGGTGGTGCCAACCTTCAGGTTCCTATCGAAGTGCCTCGCCCACGCCGTCTTATGCTTGCACTCCGCTGGATGCTGACATCTGCCCGCGGCGCCAAGGGTAAGCCAATGGCTCAGAAACTATCTGCAGAGCTTATTGCTGCTTACAACAACGAAGGTGCTGCCGTCCGTAAGAAGGATGAGACCCACCGTATGGCCGAGGCAAACCGTGCCTTTGCTCACTTCGCACGCAACAGCCGCTAAACGGCATTCTCATGGAATCTCTTCTTTCTCATATCTCGCACCGTCGAAAGATGAACAACCTTGTTTGTCTGGTTCTCGTAATTTACATTTGTGCACTTGCGTATCGGTATAACTGGGATTTCACAAAAATCTCGCCAGTATTTTACATACTCTTAGGCACTTTTGCTGGCGCGCACGGTGAGCTCTTAAATGTAGTTCGCAAGATTAAGAAGGACCAGGATTCACTTACTAAAGAGGGAACTAAGTAAATTTTTATGGCCGCACGTGAATATCCGTTAGAGAAAGTACGTAACATCGGTATTATTGCCCACATTGACGCGGGTAAGACCACCGTTTCTGAGCGTATCCTGTTTTACACTGGTAAGACCCACAAGATTGGTGAAG
The genomic region above belongs to Verrucomicrobiia bacterium and contains:
- the rpsG gene encoding 30S ribosomal protein S7, with protein sequence MSRGTRHINRHELEPDAKYGSVTVTKLINYVMQNGKKTVATKIVYTALEEAAAKLETDALTVLETALKNVTPVVEVRGRRVGGANLQVPIEVPRPRRLMLALRWMLTSARGAKGKPMAQKLSAELIAAYNNEGAAVRKKDETHRMAEANRAFAHFARNSR